In Methanosarcina siciliae T4/M, one genomic interval encodes:
- a CDS encoding PRC-barrel domain-containing protein, with protein sequence MRAELTSLFGLNIYTNNGVYVGKLQDLVIDVEEQKVTGLAVSDINRELFDISSRGIIIPYRWVITAADIIIIRDVIQRYKKRKED encoded by the coding sequence ATGCGCGCAGAACTCACATCACTCTTTGGCCTAAACATATACACAAACAACGGTGTTTATGTAGGGAAGTTGCAGGACCTTGTAATTGATGTAGAGGAACAGAAAGTTACCGGGCTTGCTGTTTCGGACATTAACAGGGAACTTTTCGACATCAGCAGCAGAGGTATTATCATTCCCTATCGCTGGGTTATAACAGCAGCCGACATTATCATAATCAGAGACGTAATCCAGAGATACAAAAAGAGGAAAGAAGACTGA
- a CDS encoding S-layer protein domain-containing protein, whose amino-acid sequence MKRFAALSLAALMLLTVFASAATAADMIEIRGPVYNGSDIEDIIATYGDDGLLTMDATDFAAFYYDIDDNVTTETLSIEQVEGTENNVIGENGLIYQTTIQEVEYEYYNPDAGWDNYSLMGFFAEKYIPINPDKADKLSKLILDSDDKYTIRTGELLDLGDGYAIEAKQVDVDGEKVWLEFTKDGEFVDDEIISVSSTDDEANTWDVELDDIEDEDDVVVLKVHVNQVFQGAVDSIAQIEGLWLIDYANAMTIESDDEFGNLDDVSIDGDTLTITNEDTFTLTRDSDEEIGEGLYFTTADTPSSVLRFYAMKEITDPGTYEIRGSVASGFGNQEWDASSFAGFYYDIDDDVSTEKLTVSDLEGNVIDEGGLVYTTTIAKVDYEYDNPDAGWDQYPVMGFFAEEYIPINPDKADKIAKLILDSDDKYTIRTGEMLDLGDGYAIEAKQVDVDGEKVWLEFTKDGEFVDDEIISVSSSTDDEANTWDVELDDIEDEDDVVVLKVHVNQVFQGAVDSIAQIEGLWLIDYANAMTIESDDEFGNLDDVSIDGDTLTISNEDTFTLTRDSEEEIGEGMYFMVADTSSSDLRYYPYVEKTIGDEVPGAEETETVTETETETEPSGEVTETETETEPGETETETETEPGETETEPSGIPGFGFVFGLVGLLAVVYLVRRNN is encoded by the coding sequence ATGAAGAGATTTGCAGCATTATCACTGGCTGCCCTCATGCTTCTCACTGTATTTGCATCCGCCGCAACTGCAGCAGACATGATTGAGATCCGTGGTCCAGTGTACAATGGCTCTGACATCGAGGACATTATTGCTACATATGGCGATGATGGACTCCTTACAATGGATGCAACTGACTTTGCAGCATTCTACTACGACATTGACGATAACGTAACAACCGAAACCCTTTCCATTGAACAAGTTGAAGGCACTGAAAACAACGTCATTGGAGAAAACGGTCTCATTTACCAGACAACCATCCAGGAAGTTGAATACGAGTACTACAACCCGGATGCCGGCTGGGACAACTACAGCCTGATGGGTTTCTTCGCAGAGAAGTACATTCCAATCAACCCTGACAAGGCAGACAAGCTCTCAAAGCTCATCCTTGACAGCGATGACAAGTACACCATCAGAACCGGTGAACTCCTCGACCTCGGCGACGGCTACGCTATCGAAGCCAAGCAGGTCGATGTTGACGGTGAGAAAGTCTGGCTCGAATTCACCAAGGACGGAGAATTCGTAGATGACGAAATTATCTCAGTTTCATCTACTGACGATGAAGCCAACACGTGGGATGTAGAACTCGATGACATCGAGGACGAAGACGATGTTGTTGTCCTCAAAGTCCATGTCAACCAGGTCTTCCAGGGTGCAGTCGACAGCATTGCCCAGATCGAAGGTCTCTGGCTCATTGACTACGCAAACGCAATGACCATCGAGTCTGATGACGAATTCGGTAACCTTGACGATGTATCCATCGACGGTGACACCCTTACCATCACCAACGAAGACACCTTCACTCTGACCAGGGACTCCGATGAGGAAATCGGTGAGGGTCTCTACTTCACCACAGCTGACACCCCATCCTCTGTACTCAGGTTCTATGCAATGAAGGAAATCACAGACCCCGGTACCTATGAAATCAGGGGATCAGTCGCTTCCGGCTTTGGTAACCAGGAATGGGATGCAAGCAGCTTTGCAGGCTTCTACTATGACATCGACGATGATGTTTCCACTGAAAAACTCACAGTCTCCGACCTTGAAGGAAACGTGATAGATGAAGGCGGTCTCGTTTACACCACCACCATCGCAAAGGTTGACTACGAGTACGACAACCCGGACGCAGGCTGGGACCAGTACCCTGTTATGGGTTTCTTTGCAGAAGAATACATCCCGATCAACCCTGACAAGGCAGACAAGATCGCAAAGCTTATCCTTGACAGCGATGACAAGTACACCATCAGAACCGGTGAAATGCTCGACCTCGGTGACGGCTACGCTATCGAAGCCAAGCAGGTTGATGTTGACGGTGAGAAAGTCTGGCTCGAATTCACCAAGGACGGAGAATTCGTAGATGACGAAATCATCTCAGTTTCATCATCTACTGACGATGAAGCCAACACGTGGGATGTAGAACTCGATGACATCGAGGACGAAGACGATGTTGTTGTCCTCAAAGTCCATGTCAACCAGGTGTTCCAGGGCGCAGTCGACAGCATTGCCCAGATCGAAGGTCTCTGGCTCATTGACTACGCAAACGCAATGACCATCGAGTCTGATGACGAATTCGGTAACCTTGACGATGTATCCATCGACGGTGACACCCTTACCATCAGCAATGAAGACACCTTCACTCTGACCAGGGATTCCGAAGAAGAAATCGGAGAGGGCATGTACTTCATGGTCGCTGACACTTCATCCTCTGATCTCAGGTACTACCCATACGTTGAGAAGACCATCGGCGATGAAGTCCCAGGTGCAGAGGAAACCGAGACAGTAACCGAAACCGAAACCGAAACTGAACCCTCAGGAGAAGTTACTGAAACCGAAACCGAAACTGAACCCGGAGAAACCGAAACCGAAACCGAAACTGAACCCGGAGAAACCGAAACTGAACCATCCGGTATTCCTGGATTCGGATTCGTGTTCGGCCTTGTCGGACTCCTCGCAGTAGTTTACCTCGTCAGGAGGAACAACTAA
- a CDS encoding DHHA1 domain-containing protein, translating into MTETMKAFGKEANRCAEEIRKHRTVHVVSHIDADGLTSAGIICTALERGNFEYTTRFVKQLDEKVLDTVADENHEFVIFTDLGSGMCEQIKSRGISAVVSDHHQPQGNLDLHLNPHLFGANGSYELSGSGTTYLLASALGKNRDLSPLAIVGAVGDMQHLKMGQLVGINRQILEDGVQGGYLEFKKDLTLFGKQTRPVYKLLQYSSDPYLPGLTGNEEACIEFLHTLNVRYSQDERWVRWIDLKVSEKQKIVTGLFQYCLRSGIPSYRIERLIGEVYVLLNEREGTEMRDASEFSTLLNATARYDHADIGLAVCMGDRESAYEEARKLLAEHRQNLVNGLVYVKENGITQLENIQYFDAGSQIKETIVGIIAGMSSTIVENRNLPIIAFANTEGGIKVSARGTQDLIRRGVNLSEAMSTVSAEVGGAGGGHDIAAGATIPVNMKEDFARKLDIFIGKQLQRKTASR; encoded by the coding sequence ATGACTGAAACTATGAAAGCATTCGGAAAAGAAGCGAACAGGTGCGCCGAAGAGATAAGAAAACACAGGACAGTGCACGTAGTATCCCATATTGATGCGGACGGGCTGACTTCTGCAGGGATTATCTGCACAGCTCTTGAGCGGGGAAATTTCGAATATACAACACGTTTTGTAAAGCAGCTCGATGAAAAAGTCCTTGATACTGTCGCAGATGAAAACCACGAATTTGTAATTTTTACGGACCTCGGAAGCGGGATGTGCGAACAGATAAAATCACGCGGGATCAGCGCTGTTGTCTCAGACCATCACCAGCCTCAGGGCAATCTAGATCTTCACCTCAATCCGCACCTTTTTGGGGCAAACGGGTCTTACGAACTTAGCGGCTCGGGGACCACTTACCTTCTGGCTTCAGCCCTCGGGAAGAACAGAGACCTATCCCCGCTTGCCATAGTAGGGGCTGTAGGGGATATGCAGCACCTGAAAATGGGACAGCTTGTAGGAATTAATCGGCAAATTCTGGAGGATGGGGTGCAAGGAGGGTACCTTGAGTTCAAAAAAGACCTGACTCTGTTCGGAAAGCAGACCCGCCCCGTCTACAAACTTCTGCAGTACTCATCTGACCCTTACCTTCCCGGACTTACCGGAAATGAAGAAGCCTGTATAGAATTTCTTCATACCCTGAATGTTCGCTACAGTCAGGACGAGCGCTGGGTGCGCTGGATAGACCTGAAGGTTTCAGAAAAACAGAAAATTGTCACAGGGCTCTTCCAGTATTGTCTTAGATCAGGGATCCCGTCATACAGGATTGAGCGCCTGATAGGTGAGGTGTATGTCCTTCTCAATGAGAGGGAAGGAACGGAAATGAGAGATGCCTCAGAGTTTTCCACACTCCTGAATGCTACTGCCCGGTATGACCATGCTGACATCGGGCTTGCAGTCTGCATGGGAGACAGAGAAAGCGCCTACGAAGAAGCCAGAAAACTGCTTGCCGAACACAGGCAGAACCTCGTTAACGGACTTGTGTACGTTAAAGAAAATGGAATTACTCAGCTCGAGAACATACAGTACTTCGATGCAGGTTCGCAGATAAAAGAAACTATTGTAGGAATAATTGCAGGCATGAGCTCCACAATAGTCGAAAACCGAAATCTTCCGATTATCGCCTTTGCAAACACAGAAGGAGGGATAAAGGTCTCGGCAAGAGGGACGCAGGACCTGATCCGCAGAGGAGTAAACCTGTCGGAAGCAATGTCAACGGTCTCGGCCGAGGTCGGGGGAGCAGGCGGCGGACACGATATCGCCGCGGGAGCAACTATTCCTGTAAACATGAAGGAAGACTTTGCCCGAAAACTGGACATTTTCATAGGAAAACAGCTTCAACGAAAAACAGCTTCAAGATGA
- a CDS encoding DUF1699 family protein — protein sequence MKIRVVSSKAEIDTLKLNEEIVHLAFRPSNKDIFKLILKCPEVKAIHIPSSYKRTISSSAQMYLSMQNISLLEGDVWGHRKDINEYSEVSQHVFDRIKELKEEGLSDEDTVERLVRETRLSPDFVTFLVSN from the coding sequence ATGAAAATTAGAGTTGTAAGTTCAAAAGCAGAGATTGACACTTTAAAACTCAATGAGGAAATTGTCCATCTCGCATTCAGGCCATCCAACAAGGACATTTTTAAACTCATTTTGAAGTGTCCGGAAGTAAAAGCGATCCACATCCCGAGCTCGTACAAGAGAACTATCTCCAGTTCTGCACAGATGTATCTCTCAATGCAGAACATTTCCTTGCTTGAAGGCGATGTATGGGGCCACAGAAAAGATATCAATGAATATTCCGAAGTTTCCCAGCATGTGTTTGACCGCATAAAGGAACTGAAGGAAGAAGGTCTTTCTGATGAAGACACCGTAGAAAGACTTGTAAGGGAAACAAGGCTCAGTCCGGACTTTGTGACCTTTCTCGTATCAAATTAA
- a CDS encoding tRNA uridine(34) 5-carboxymethylaminomethyl modification radical SAM/GNAT enzyme Elp3 yields the protein MKETDYKRACRNTLEKVLVGEIKNEDQLNKVKKDVSKLYHLASLPRNGDIIMQGTPEEQAVIKEFLRRKPVRTISGVAVIAVMTSPAPCPHGVCLPCPGGPNSAFKSPQSYMGREPAAMRAIQHEFDPYTQVQSRLSQLKEIGHDVEKVELIVMGGTFSARSLDYQEWFSKRCLEAMNDFTGTEWRENAWRIGKASPYIPLEEAQKANEVADIRNVGITFETRPDWAAEEHVDEFLRLGGTKVELGVQSVYDFILTRMQRGHGVAEIVRANRILRDSAFKVGFHMMPHLPGADSELDLRGFKKLFEDPRFRPDYLKIYPTLVTEGTALYRMWEAGEYQALSDEEAAELVADIKAVLPKWVRLQRIQRDIPAHQIFAGVRKSNLRQLAEEKLREKGGKCRCIRCREVGHNSLKGGRINEKDIELTMETYEACNGTEYFIAFEDLSADVLIGFTRLRFPAAPHRRELQDSALIRELHVYGSMVPVGKGAKQKEWQHRGYGKELIEHAEIIASEAGYEKLAIISGIGAREYYRKLGYNLDGLYMAKTLRG from the coding sequence ATGAAGGAAACTGATTATAAGAGGGCCTGCAGGAATACCCTTGAAAAGGTACTTGTCGGGGAAATAAAAAACGAAGACCAGTTGAACAAAGTAAAAAAAGACGTAAGTAAACTATATCATCTTGCCAGCCTGCCCAGGAACGGAGATATAATTATGCAGGGTACACCCGAGGAGCAGGCAGTAATAAAAGAGTTCCTCAGGCGAAAACCTGTAAGGACAATTTCCGGAGTTGCGGTAATTGCCGTAATGACCTCCCCTGCCCCATGTCCTCACGGAGTTTGCCTGCCCTGCCCCGGCGGCCCCAATTCGGCTTTTAAATCCCCTCAGAGCTACATGGGAAGAGAACCTGCAGCAATGAGGGCAATTCAACACGAGTTTGACCCTTACACCCAGGTCCAGTCCAGGCTCTCCCAGCTAAAGGAAATAGGCCATGATGTGGAAAAGGTGGAGCTGATAGTCATGGGAGGCACATTTTCAGCCCGCAGCCTCGATTATCAGGAATGGTTCAGCAAACGCTGCCTTGAGGCGATGAACGATTTCACAGGCACCGAATGGAGGGAAAACGCCTGGAGGATAGGAAAAGCCTCCCCTTACATCCCTCTTGAAGAGGCCCAGAAAGCTAATGAAGTAGCTGATATCCGGAACGTGGGCATAACATTCGAGACCCGTCCAGATTGGGCAGCAGAAGAACATGTGGACGAGTTCCTCAGGCTCGGAGGAACAAAAGTTGAGCTTGGAGTCCAGAGCGTCTATGATTTTATCCTGACGCGGATGCAGCGAGGACACGGCGTTGCAGAAATCGTCAGGGCTAACAGGATTTTAAGAGACAGCGCCTTTAAAGTAGGCTTCCACATGATGCCCCACCTCCCGGGAGCGGATTCAGAACTCGATCTAAGAGGGTTCAAAAAACTCTTTGAAGATCCGCGCTTCAGACCGGATTACCTCAAGATTTATCCGACCCTTGTGACCGAAGGCACAGCGCTGTACAGGATGTGGGAAGCCGGAGAATATCAGGCCCTTTCCGATGAAGAGGCTGCAGAACTTGTTGCAGACATAAAAGCCGTCCTGCCCAAATGGGTAAGACTCCAGCGCATCCAGCGAGACATTCCCGCCCACCAGATCTTTGCAGGTGTCAGAAAGAGTAACCTCAGGCAGCTTGCAGAGGAAAAACTCCGGGAAAAAGGAGGCAAATGCCGCTGCATACGCTGCAGGGAAGTAGGACATAACAGCCTGAAAGGAGGAAGGATAAACGAAAAAGATATCGAGCTTACCATGGAAACCTACGAGGCCTGCAACGGTACGGAATATTTCATTGCTTTTGAGGATCTTTCGGCAGATGTCCTTATAGGTTTTACCCGGCTGCGTTTCCCGGCAGCTCCCCACCGCCGGGAACTGCAGGATTCCGCCCTTATAAGAGAACTGCATGTTTACGGCTCCATGGTCCCTGTGGGAAAAGGAGCAAAACAAAAGGAATGGCAGCACAGGGGATATGGGAAAGAACTTATTGAGCACGCGGAAATAATCGCATCCGAAGCCGGCTATGAGAAACTTGCAATAATCAGTGGAATCGGGGCCAGAGAATATTACCGAAAACTCGGATATAATCTTGACGGACTTTATATGGCAAAGACCCTGAGAGGCTAA
- a CDS encoding tRNA(His) guanylyltransferase Thg1 family protein, whose amino-acid sequence MKTREIYAEMRYIPPVVLRAVGRNIKNTLSGLGFEKPYDKTFARAMADTAELFIKKSGLSPLFAYTFSDEISFLFTYPPFDGRVEKIDSVVASFLGSALTIKLRPEESIAFDSRLVALQKEEIPEYFHWRQLEAGCNFVASWGYYALRNEGMGKNEAAKYLRRKKESEIPKFKSEEGIPFLEKLINRN is encoded by the coding sequence ATGAAAACCCGGGAAATCTATGCTGAAATGCGCTATATCCCGCCAGTGGTCTTGCGCGCTGTCGGCAGGAATATTAAAAATACACTTTCAGGCCTGGGCTTTGAGAAACCCTATGATAAAACCTTCGCCAGAGCAATGGCGGACACTGCCGAACTCTTCATAAAAAAAAGCGGCTTAAGCCCTCTTTTTGCCTATACTTTTTCAGATGAAATCAGCTTTCTGTTCACATACCCCCCTTTTGACGGCAGAGTGGAAAAAATCGATTCTGTTGTAGCGAGCTTTCTGGGAAGTGCTCTTACAATAAAACTGCGGCCTGAAGAATCCATAGCTTTTGATTCAAGACTTGTGGCTCTTCAAAAAGAAGAAATCCCGGAGTATTTCCACTGGAGGCAGCTTGAAGCAGGGTGCAACTTTGTAGCTTCCTGGGGATACTATGCTCTAAGGAACGAAGGCATGGGGAAGAACGAAGCTGCAAAATATCTGAGAAGAAAAAAAGAATCGGAAATCCCAAAATTCAAATCCGAAGAAGGAATCCCGTTTTTAGAGAAACTTATTAATAGAAACTGA
- the mdh gene encoding malate dehydrogenase, with translation MAKISVIGAGNVGATTVQRLAELEPGEIVMTDIVEGLPQGKALDLMQAGSINGYDTYITGTNDYAGIADSDLVIITAGIARKPGMTREDLMKTNSKIIGDVSRNIAEYAPDSIVINVTNPLDIITYVAMKTTGFETKKVFGMSGVLDTGRFASFIAEELKCSKKDVEAMVIGGHGDLMVPLPQYTTVSGIPLPELLPEETIARLVERTVNGGAEIVGLLKQGSAFYAPSAAIVRVAEAVLKDSKRILPTSAYLEGHYGQEGIYFGVPVKVGANGIEEVLELKLDENQYEILRKSSETIKRGIAKLGI, from the coding sequence ATGGCTAAAATCTCTGTAATTGGTGCAGGAAATGTAGGTGCGACCACGGTTCAGCGGCTGGCCGAACTGGAACCTGGCGAAATTGTCATGACAGATATTGTGGAAGGGTTACCGCAGGGAAAAGCTCTTGACCTCATGCAGGCAGGGTCAATAAATGGTTATGATACGTATATAACGGGTACTAACGATTATGCAGGCATTGCAGATTCTGACCTGGTGATCATTACAGCCGGAATTGCCAGAAAACCCGGAATGACCAGGGAAGATCTGATGAAAACCAATTCAAAAATAATAGGAGATGTCTCCCGAAACATTGCAGAGTATGCTCCGGACTCCATTGTTATAAATGTCACAAACCCGCTTGATATTATAACTTATGTGGCTATGAAAACAACAGGTTTTGAGACAAAAAAAGTCTTCGGAATGAGCGGAGTGCTTGATACAGGGCGTTTTGCAAGCTTTATAGCAGAAGAACTGAAATGTTCGAAAAAAGACGTAGAAGCAATGGTAATAGGAGGGCACGGAGACCTTATGGTTCCCCTCCCCCAGTATACAACAGTCTCGGGGATTCCGCTTCCGGAACTGCTCCCGGAGGAGACAATTGCCAGGCTTGTGGAAAGGACAGTGAACGGAGGAGCCGAAATAGTAGGGCTTCTCAAACAGGGAAGTGCTTTTTATGCCCCGTCTGCGGCCATTGTGCGCGTGGCAGAAGCCGTGCTTAAGGATTCAAAGCGCATTCTCCCGACGTCTGCATATCTTGAAGGGCATTACGGGCAAGAAGGAATTTACTTCGGGGTGCCCGTGAAAGTGGGGGCAAACGGCATAGAAGAAGTCCTCGAGCTAAAACTTGATGAAAACCAGTACGAGATCCTCAGGAAATCTTCAGAAACGATCAAAAGGGGGATCGCAAAACTGGGGATATGA
- a CDS encoding glucose-6-phosphate isomerase family protein, giving the protein MAVTLKFGDKVTVADVRKLQDMEDVVFDREWFEKIYERNRDMYYMFRDLAKNDVDHGVIESHHLRYDITRIPPGMLGSEYVKTVGHYHPLVPGTDVSYPELYQVLDGSATYVLQKAKPGEEDIVLDVAVIKAEKGDLVLVPPGYGHVTINASEKTLEMANWVCREFSSVYEPIKRLSGAAYFLLKDGFAKNPLYRDIPPIRYLKPLGFDEIGLAFGENMYDLVHRAEKLRFLSAPQDYMGFLSGVL; this is encoded by the coding sequence ATGGCAGTAACACTGAAGTTCGGGGATAAAGTCACTGTTGCAGATGTAAGAAAGCTCCAGGACATGGAAGATGTGGTGTTTGACAGGGAATGGTTTGAAAAGATCTATGAGAGAAATCGGGACATGTATTATATGTTCAGGGATCTCGCTAAAAATGACGTCGATCATGGGGTAATTGAATCCCATCACCTCAGGTATGATATTACAAGAATCCCTCCAGGGATGCTCGGTTCGGAATACGTTAAAACCGTAGGTCATTACCATCCGTTGGTTCCCGGCACGGATGTTTCTTATCCTGAGCTTTACCAGGTGCTTGACGGTTCTGCTACTTATGTGCTGCAAAAAGCGAAGCCCGGGGAAGAGGACATTGTTCTGGATGTGGCAGTTATCAAAGCAGAAAAAGGAGACCTTGTACTTGTCCCGCCAGGGTACGGACATGTCACAATAAACGCTTCTGAAAAGACCCTTGAAATGGCAAATTGGGTTTGCCGTGAGTTCTCATCGGTTTACGAGCCTATAAAAAGACTTTCCGGGGCTGCATATTTCCTTCTTAAAGACGGCTTTGCCAAAAATCCCCTTTACAGGGATATTCCACCTATTCGTTATCTCAAACCTCTGGGCTTTGATGAAATAGGGCTTGCTTTCGGGGAAAACATGTACGATCTTGTGCATAGGGCTGAGAAATTAAGGTTCTTATCGGCTCCGCAGGACTATATGGGCTTCCTGTCGGGAGTTCTGTGA
- a CDS encoding DUF128 domain-containing protein, with protein MQKNGYRIQFTSSRIRDLMYRTTFNPKKMDGDIILNLSVIEKKDLDDVLGIFKMVISSGLSVTPYVKVISEGESIGNLTVGNGKVGVGTVCSITIDGVLLKAGIPVHPKLGGVVQIRNGIPVRFTDVLTYVSTTVDPLEVLMSQGITSVSEMLRTGSGKVLANLRESPMVARDAIESTLSDLLDAGFSGILEVGEPNTRVLDIPIERDHLGIVVIGGTNPMAVVQEYGIPIDTSAMSRLIPFREMSRIEDLV; from the coding sequence ATGCAAAAAAATGGATACCGTATTCAGTTTACATCATCCAGAATCAGGGATCTCATGTACAGGACTACATTTAATCCTAAAAAAATGGATGGCGATATCATACTTAATCTCTCCGTTATCGAGAAAAAAGACCTGGATGATGTGCTCGGGATCTTCAAGATGGTAATCTCAAGCGGGCTTTCCGTAACTCCTTACGTAAAAGTAATTTCCGAAGGGGAGTCAATCGGAAACCTGACCGTTGGAAATGGAAAAGTAGGGGTCGGAACTGTTTGCAGTATAACTATTGATGGCGTACTGTTAAAAGCAGGAATTCCTGTGCATCCGAAGCTTGGGGGGGTTGTCCAGATCCGAAACGGCATACCTGTACGTTTTACCGATGTGCTGACATATGTGAGTACAACCGTAGATCCCCTGGAAGTCCTGATGTCGCAGGGAATTACGTCCGTGTCTGAAATGCTCAGGACAGGTTCGGGCAAGGTTCTTGCAAACCTGAGAGAATCTCCCATGGTTGCAAGAGATGCGATCGAAAGCACCCTTTCTGACTTACTGGATGCAGGTTTCAGCGGAATTTTAGAAGTAGGGGAACCGAACACGAGGGTTCTTGATATCCCTATTGAGAGAGACCACCTCGGAATAGTTGTCATCGGAGGAACAAATCCGATGGCTGTCGTACAGGAGTATGGAATTCCTATCGACACAAGTGCAATGTCAAGGTTAATTCCTTTCAGGGAAATGAGCCGGATTGAAGACCTGGTCTGA
- a CDS encoding tyrosine--tRNA ligase, with product MDRLELIRRNVQEIVTEEELEGLLDNKEAPRAYVGYEPSGKIHMGHVLTVNKLIDLQKAGFKITVLLADVHAYLNKKGTLEEVRKIADYNRRCFIALGLDKEQTDFVYGSDFQLGAEYMLNVLKLSRAVTLNRAKRSMDEVGRAMDDPTVSQMVYPLMQAIDIALLGVNVAVGGIDQRKIHMLARENLKSLGFDTPICIHTPILLGLDGTKMASSKENFISVDDTEEEIYRKFKKAFCKIGDVEENPILALFRYHIFPRYETVVIERPEKFGGNVTYNSYAEMESNFIGEKVHPMDLKNAAAKYINEILDPVRKVLL from the coding sequence ATGGACAGACTTGAGCTTATCAGAAGAAATGTTCAGGAAATTGTAACCGAAGAAGAACTGGAAGGACTGCTTGACAATAAAGAAGCTCCCCGTGCTTACGTAGGCTACGAGCCGAGCGGAAAAATCCACATGGGGCACGTCCTTACCGTGAACAAGTTAATAGATTTGCAAAAAGCAGGGTTCAAGATCACTGTCCTGCTTGCGGATGTACACGCTTATCTGAACAAAAAAGGCACGCTGGAAGAAGTCCGGAAGATTGCAGACTACAACAGGCGCTGCTTTATCGCTCTCGGGCTTGATAAAGAACAGACCGATTTCGTTTACGGTTCAGACTTCCAGCTGGGAGCCGAGTACATGTTAAACGTGCTCAAACTTTCAAGGGCAGTCACCCTTAACAGAGCAAAGAGGAGCATGGACGAGGTCGGACGTGCAATGGACGACCCCACCGTTTCCCAGATGGTTTATCCCCTGATGCAGGCTATTGATATTGCTCTGCTTGGGGTGAATGTGGCGGTGGGGGGGATTGACCAGAGAAAAATCCACATGCTTGCCCGTGAAAATTTAAAGAGCCTCGGGTTTGACACACCGATCTGTATTCACACTCCAATTCTTCTCGGGCTTGACGGAACCAAGATGGCTTCTTCAAAGGAAAATTTTATTTCGGTAGATGATACTGAAGAAGAGATCTACAGGAAGTTTAAGAAGGCTTTCTGCAAGATCGGAGACGTAGAAGAAAACCCTATCCTTGCTCTTTTCCGCTATCACATCTTCCCAAGGTACGAGACAGTTGTTATTGAAAGACCGGAAAAATTCGGGGGGAACGTCACATATAACAGTTATGCTGAGATGGAAAGCAACTTCATAGGAGAAAAAGTCCACCCTATGGACCTTAAAAATGCAGCTGCAAAATATATAAATGAGATTCTGGATCCTGTCCGAAAAGTTCTTTTATGA
- a CDS encoding ribonuclease H-like domain-containing protein produces MLKNTYIHIPGVGKALEQKIWASGINSWDEFLEMEDRISIPPSRKTRICEEIKTSCRHLAEKDCFFFSQRLPSAEHWRTYSLFSDSVAFFDIETTGLSPARDRITVVGIYDGNEPKMYVRGINLDDIVEEFSKYRLLVSFNGARFDIPFIKSEFPELEFKQLHIDLMYPLRRIGYGGGLKNIEKVLGIRRSEDTDGMDGFDAVRLWRQYEKGDKGALDLLLKYNREDIVNLKTIIELTYPKMVEKALKT; encoded by the coding sequence ATGCTGAAGAACACATATATTCACATTCCGGGTGTAGGCAAGGCTCTTGAACAGAAAATCTGGGCTTCGGGAATAAATAGCTGGGACGAGTTCCTGGAAATGGAGGATCGGATCTCTATTCCTCCTTCAAGGAAAACCAGAATCTGTGAGGAAATAAAGACCTCTTGCAGGCATCTGGCTGAAAAAGATTGTTTCTTTTTTTCACAGCGCCTGCCATCTGCAGAACACTGGAGGACTTATTCTCTATTTTCCGACTCTGTCGCTTTCTTTGACATCGAAACCACAGGGCTTTCTCCTGCCAGAGACAGGATAACCGTTGTTGGAATCTATGACGGGAACGAGCCCAAAATGTATGTGCGGGGAATCAACCTCGATGACATAGTGGAGGAATTTTCAAAATACAGGCTCCTTGTATCCTTTAACGGGGCTCGCTTTGATATTCCTTTCATCAAATCCGAATTTCCCGAACTGGAGTTCAAGCAGCTCCATATCGACCTGATGTATCCCCTGCGGCGTATAGGGTATGGCGGGGGTCTCAAAAATATCGAGAAAGTGCTCGGAATTCGTAGAAGTGAGGATACGGATGGAATGGACGGATTTGATGCGGTCAGGCTCTGGAGGCAGTACGAGAAGGGGGATAAGGGAGCTCTGGACCTGCTTCTTAAATATAACCGGGAGGATATAGTCAACCTGAAAACCATTATCGAACTTACTTACCCTAAAATGGTTGAAAAGGCTCTGAAGACGTGA